DNA from Poecilia reticulata strain Guanapo linkage group LG20, Guppy_female_1.0+MT, whole genome shotgun sequence:
TCTGGCTAGCGTTTGTCTTTTTAAGTCGGTGGCGGTAAATCTTCAGCAGaatgtatttaacatatttatctgtaaaaaggCAGAACAGTACAGTATTCCACTTACGTGGCAtcttcctcccccccccccagcaTCATAATTAGCATTGTAACAACACTGAGCACTGAGTACAGCTGTGTTTGCATTTAAAGCCTTTTAATATatgttttctactttaaatTGAATTCCGTTTAAGGCCATATCATGCAATATTCTGTTCATAGTCACACTTTGTCAAAGTAAGTCATTGAGAATGTAgccaaaaagcaacaaaaaaagtaacataaGTATTGATTTCTATGTGTTTTGTGCAGATGCACTTTACTCTGTTGCGCTGACAATCATTTCAACTGAGCTCAAAGTGTCAAAACTTacagtttttgtatttgttaaagGTTACTGTTGCATGAGAGGATTTTTACTGCAATGTTATGAGACCAATGTCGGAAATAAACAGGGACACATTGCTGCTAGAACTGTGCCAATAAAtttcttccaaaaatatttcttgtgtGAGAGTCATAACTGAgaatatttagtaaaaaaaaaaagtgtaaaagtcaCTGCTGGTAGAACTGTGACCATGACGGTTCTTCCcgaagcttttcttttcttttttaaacctaTCTCTTATTTTCATCAAATGTAAAATGAGAAAGTAtcttgagcaaaaatatttcgGTTTTAACAATCTTTTTATCCCGGCTCCACATCTTTTAATGGATAGACAAAATCTGGACGTTTCTGTCACTTCCTAAGACTAACCACTAGAGGTCACTAGAGGTTCGCCCTTCTGGCGATCCGTTTGTTGGCGTTTTTCAATGAAGTTACGTTTAAGCTTGTTGAGCTTAATCATCTTAGAAGTTTGTTCAGGAGAATTTCGTTTCGTTTTTCCTAATGACAGCTTGTTATGTACTGTGTTATGTACTGCGGAATAATGTTAAATctttaatacatttcaaaagctttttttcagaATCACAATTTAATCctttgctttatgtttttcttgtacatttcttgtttttttttcattttttgtcacaAGGCTCTCACCCCAAAGCCTTCAGCTAAATGTGCATCCAGCCTGCAGGCACTTTTTCACAGTGAAgtgaaaaagaaggaaaattatacatgcaTTGACTCATTTTTTGATTTCATCTTAAGAACTGCTGTTCATTTACATTCATCTTTCATTGCTGCAGCACCTTTGGCTTCAGTAAAAGCTCTAAAGCTTTTGGAAAGATTCCCCGTTTTTGgccattttcttttgcaaaacaaactcaagctcagtcagatttaatgGATGCATCAGTGAACATCTATTTGGAAAAGATGTGgcttttttccctccaacaTTTTTGGAATGTTTATAGTTCAATAACTATAAAAGCTTTTGCAAGGTACTACTTGCAAGTACGATGTCTAGTTTTCTTTGCGTCTTTTCTTAATAAaccagattaaagaaaaaatgaacatATCTGGTCATTCAGCTGAACtataaattagttaaaaataacTGATACCAGACGTGTGTTTTAGTTCCATGCACAGaattaatgattttaatttaaattaaaatatagaaatcttttttttggaCTAAATTCTGCATGCATAGTCAGCAGTATTTCTCGAATGATATGCAGAGTCAAAAAGTaaagacaaatgtttattttcttcataaataaaCAACTATGTAAAATACAAGTGCCATTAAATCCAtcaaacctaaataaataaatatactctataaaataaaacttattttgacAAAGAACTTCATCAGGTACTTCCtagagtttctttttttgtctttttccaatctttaaaagcaaaatgcgAGGTACTAAAAGTGGTTAAATGTCAATAGTGTATAAGAAGTCGGATGCTATAAGCTGTAGTTGCAGCATAGATTCAGCTCCTTTTCCTTACTATGTGATAAAGCAAACCATTATGGTTGCATTTTATTCCCTCCTTTCCTGCAGACATGCTAAGATGCCCTAAAACATTCTCTGGAAATCTGTATCCGTCTGGAAGTCTGTATCCGTCATAGTGTTTTGACAGCGCAACACTTTCTGTGCCTTCAGTagcctgaagctgctgcaggttgTCCTTCTGAAGGCTCTTCTCTCCGGACCTCCTCCTCCAACCGAGATCCACTGAAACATCACGGTTCAAAACTCTAAACGTTTCATTCAGTCTTTGCTGCTGAAAGTGTAgcgttgctgctgctgccccctGTCTGGATGTTTGGGTCGATTCGTGCAGGAACAGCGGTGCACCGGCTGCGCCAGGGTCACCTGGAAGAGCGAAAACGCCACGTCAGCATCCGTCGGGTTCGACTCGGAAAAttacaagtggaaaaaaaaagactcgtTTGAAATACCTGGGATTTGAAGACTCGCAGCTCGTCGTGAACCTTTTTATATCGCTTCTCCAGTTCCAGATTTTTCCCCTTCAGCTTCTCCCGGTCCCTGCGCTCTTTCAGGAAGTCCTCCTTGTAGACTTCAGCCTAAAACGGGCAACAACGACAACATCGAGCGGCGATGATTCAGACTGTCGTAGCAGCACTTTATTTTGACTCTGTCCTCCCTGATATGAAGAGCTTCATTTATAAACACACTTTATGACCCAGTATATGTATATAACACTACAAACAGTGGTTACTCACATtgtcagctttttattttttcagagtttGTCAATCAAAATATAAGCAGTGTTTATAAATCCCGTCATAAACAGTGATTGTGATCCGACGCCAGTAAGCAGAAGATTATGAAcggatggattttatttggactttttttcttcttttttttttattggtgcaCCTGAGCCTAAAAGACAGATGTCCtcaaaaataatacacatcAATGTGTTCATAACTTCCTTTTATGAATGTAATTAGTCACTTCTCTCCTCACTATACAAAATATTATGCAGTTTTCCCCAACACAGCCAAAGTTATgctaaaaataacacaaaaaagtcGCATAAGATGCACGTTCACTGAGTACTTTGAGGAGCGGACGGTGATCATTTCTCACCTGATGTTTCCAGATGTCTTGTAGTGTTTCACTGCTGTTCTCCACAGGCTGAGATCTCTGAAGAGTCTCCTCTAAGGCCTTTGGGGGACACAGTGAAGCTGATGTTACAGCCGGTAAACACGCCTCTGTGCCGAATGGAGGAGTAAagtgtgtgaaactgagttCTGACCTTGTTGAGCCTCCTGATCTCCTCCTGCTGATGCTGCCACCTGCGGGTCAGAGTGTGGTTCTGCGCTCGCAGCTCTTCGGTTTCCTCCTCTGCAGTGCGCAACTCGGTTCGAACTCCGTCTTTCCCAGGCTGGATTAAATGAATTGATGGAGCTCagaaatggaagaataaaaactatAATGTTGAAAACTTGTCCGGTGCATTTACCTGGGTGCCTTTATggacattttcctttttacagAATACGACAGGCATCTCTTCTTCATCGCTTCTCTCCTCTTCAGAGACACCTTCTTGTTTTAATGCTTTCAAAAACTGGACCTGTGAATAAAGAGCAGACCATGAAGCTGAAATAaccttaaattaaataaaaagtaccAAACTGCTTTGAcatttactgggattttatggcaaaaacacaaagtcatgcatgGTTTGTTATgttgaaggaaaattatacacGGTTTAAATCTAAACATGGACGTGTGCTGTTGCATTTGGGGTTAAGTTTAAATCATAGATAGGCTATAAACTTGGAACATGACTGGACAGAATCTGGATAAAGCAGCCaagtgactctggaggagctgcagagatccaaatCTAAAACGAATCTGTCAACTGGATAACTATCACTCATTTACTCTGCAAATACAGTCTTCATGGAAGAAAGCCATTGCTGAAAGAAACTAACATGAAGTTCCAACAACCATAtaggaaacacagcagacatggCGAACGTGGTTCTCTGGTTGGATGACACCAACACTTGGGCTACATGCAAAATATCCAAAATGTGgcccaaaacaaacatttctcattCCGCTCAGCACACCAACCACAGGGTGAAACATCAAACCATGGGAATACTTTTTACCAACATGGAGGGAGGAAATTTACCcgagtttgcaaaaaaaaaagaaaacaacaacaaaaacttagCTTGTTCATCGGCCAGCTGAACAAAATCCCCCAAACATCCAGATCCAAATCAGGTCAAAGACTATTTATGGgttggaatggcctagtcaaagttcaaatccaCTTTAAAAGTGATGTTTCCAGACACCTTCAATCTGGTTGAGTTTTAGCTGCTTATGCCAAcaagaatgggcaaaaatgtaaaacttctgTCTCAATGGGTCtaaaacccatccatccattttctttacacccttgtccgttagtggggtcgggagggttgctggtgcccatctccagctaacgagaggcggggtcacactggacaggtcgccagtctgtcacagggcaacacagagacacacaaccatgcacacacacacacacacacacacctaggggcaatttggagaggccaattaacctgacagtcatgtttgtggactgtgggaaaccagagtacctggagaaaacccacgcatgcacagggagaacatgcaaactccatgcagaaagaccggggccgggaatcgaacccagaaccttcttgctg
Protein-coding regions in this window:
- the LOC103456797 gene encoding LOW QUALITY PROTEIN: TNFAIP3-interacting protein 3-like (The sequence of the model RefSeq protein was modified relative to this genomic sequence to represent the inferred CDS: inserted 2 bases in 1 codon) yields the protein MFRSLCDXFCLVFVFLQSVHRNTGDISPAETSEATQHKQTHRLYPALPNINRFEVCLPLGSTGEKLCAAAESHSEQKHTQLEEPLSGYYAMKEQILILEQQNKELLAINNKWAKEYRTMVQYYMKKVQFLKALKQEGVSEEERSDEEEMPVVFCKKENVHKGTQPGKDGVRTELRTAEEETEELRAQNHTLTRRWQHQQEEIRRLNKALEETLQRSQPVENSSETLQDIWKHQAEVYKEDFLKERRDREKLKGKNLELEKRYKKVHDELRVFKSQVTLAQPVHRCSCTNRPKHPDRGQQQQRYTFSSKD